From one Labeo rohita strain BAU-BD-2019 chromosome 8, IGBB_LRoh.1.0, whole genome shotgun sequence genomic stretch:
- the aebp1b gene encoding inactive carboxypeptidase-like protein X2, translating to MPGLRDQTALSVLCLSLLVHFWTVNGLTEHSNSEISHTAPEQHVEHRRETTGSDLLQVKIIPTYAKIQVGQHKRFMCKVEGVAKEINWFSPNGEKILTKSDNLEVRSHGNSLSSLIVLNANLNNAGMYKCAARNGDTESQTTVQLDIISKRMRRETEREGRGKRQKEPKPTKKPKAPKPTKKPKGEKKNKGEKGGKKKGKKNREETTTITTTTTTTTTLPPTTTVALEYDEEFYDPEPDQYWEEEFLVETTTMAKPTDPPTEKTTEFPTDFPPDTDEYSPPYPDSYDDYWKVDEPTPTTSVIAGRPTEDDDYWDARYEVAENMPFPDGKEISSTDKDWHHTTTEEPTVPPFENNWYEEYEYGHEKKLEEEREKERERERQRKEQEEKEREERRHEEEEERERRIHKPPPPRVYREPKICPPLGMESHRIENDQLLTSSVYQHRYGTHRARLNIQASGDEDDMNGGAWCGNPEEKAHWIELDARTLTEFTGVITQGRDDPLESDYVSSYYVAFSNDSREWNVLDDGYAEWLFFGNSDKSTPVLTQFMEPVVARYIRILPQSWNGTMCMRMEVLGCPVLDPLSQHQSQNEVTHRDDLDYTHHNYLDMEKLMKSVSDECPNITRFYSLGKSFKGQEIYAMEITDNPGMHETGEPEFRYTAGYHGNEALGRELLLMLMQYLCREYKDGNPRVRHLVDETRIHLVPSVNPDGHMKAFEKGSELGSWTLGHWTEDGHDIFQNFPDLNNILWDAEDKGMVPKLAPNHHVPIPEGILLTNGSFAVETLALISWMKSHPFVLGANLQGGERLVTYPFDMRRLTKESEEMEKKLNYRANRRKRQYEEEEEEEPNPYLHIGYHQESYSGPQENAYHHENYGYHQESYGYHHQNQGYHEENQGYHDGNQGYHERNQGYHDGNQGYHDGNQGYHDENQGYHDEIQRYHHEGHSEGYHEGYQEGYSEGYREGYGEGEPEEEIRVTEDQSLFRWLAISYASTHRTMTQTFQGGCHTDDPTGGMGTVNRAKWKPIPGSMNDFSYLHTNCFELSVFLGCDKFPHQSELLREWEHNREALLTFMDQVHRGIKGVVKDKEGNPISNATVSVEGVNHDVRTGDSGDYWRLLNPGEYRVTARAEGFSPMTRLCVVGFEPGATLCNFDLNKSNWDRIKQIMALHGNRPIRLLNSGNRGSGQRYTYSNNQIPNSKFSNGNGGEINRARLRRLRIMRLRRLRQQRLLANQTTIPPTTTTTTTTTTTTVAPATESATLWYDSWHPEEHTTIEENTTIEENTTIEENTTIEENTTQPEVIDFTDSMDYDYNYKTDDY from the exons ATCTTCTGCAAGTGAAGATAATTCCAACCTATGCAAAGATTCAAGTTGGACAACACAAACGATTTATGTGCAAAG TTGAAGGGGTTGCAAAGGAGATCAACTGGTTTTCTCCTAATGGTGAGAAGATTCTAACAAAAAGTGACAATCTTGAGGTGCGCAGTCATGGCAATTCCCTGTCCTCGCTCATTGTTCTCAATGCCAATTTAAACAATGCTGGGATGTACAAATGTGCAGCCAGAAATGGGGACACAGAATCACAAACCACGGTCCAGCTGGACATCATTT CAAAAAGAATGCGTCGAGAAACTGAGAGGGAGGGAAGAGGAAAACGACAGAAAGAGCCAAAGCCCACCAAGAAGCCCAAAGCTCCCAAACCCACCAAGAAACCCAAGGGCGAGAAGAAGAACAAAGGAGAGAAGGGTGGGAAGAAGAAAGGCAAGAAGAACAGGGAGGAAACCACCAccatcaccaccaccaccaccaccaccaccacttTGCCTCCAACAACCACTGTGGCTCTTGAGTATGATGAGGAGTTTTATGACCCTGAACCTGACCAGTACTGGGAGGAAG AATTTCTTGTAGAGACAACAACGATGGCAAAGCCTACAGACCCCCCGACTGAGAAAACCACAGAATTCCCAACAGACTTTCCTCCTGACACGGATGAGTATTCCCCGCCTTATCCTGACTCAT ATGATGACTATTGGAAGGTGGATGAACCCACACCTACAACCTCTGTGATCGCTGGCCGTCCAACTGAAGATGATGATTACTGGGATGCTAGAT ATGAGGTGGCAGAAAACATGCCTTTTCCTGATGGCAAAGAGATCAGCTCTACTGACAAAGACTGGCATCACACTACCACAG AGGAGCCCACCGTCCCTCCGTTTGAAAACAACTGGTATGAAGAATATGAATACGGACATG AAAAGAAACTGGAAGAGgagagggaaaaagaaagggagagagaaagacaaagaaaagagCAAGAGGAAAAAG aaagagaagagaggaggcatgaggaagaggaggagagagaACGCAGAATTCACAAACCTCCACCTCCACGCGTGTACAGAGAGCCTAAAA TTTGTCCTCCTCTGGGTATGGAGTCTCATCGCATAGAGAATGACCAGCTGCTGACTTCCTCTGTTTATCAACATCGCTATGGCACGCACAGAGCTCGTCTCAATATTCAG GCATCTGGTGATGAAGATGATATGAATGGTGGGGCATGGTGTGGTAACCCTGAAGAGAAGGCCCACTGGATTGAACTAGACGCACGCACATTAACAGAGTTCACTGGTGTTATCACTCAGGGTCGAGATGACCCCTTGGA GAGCGACTATGTGTCTTCTTACTATGTGGCATTTAGTAATGACAGCAGAGAATGGAATGTCCTTGATGATGGATATGCTGAATGG TTATTCTTTGGTAACTCAGATAAATCCACCCCAGTGTTGACTCAGTTTATGGAGCCGGTAGTGGCACGGTATATCCGCATCTTGCCACAGAGTTGGAATGGCACCATGTGTATGAGGATGGAGGTTTTGGGTTGTCCAGTATTAG ATCCTCTCAGCCAGCACCAGAGTCAGAATGAAGTGACCCATCGAGATGACTTAGACTACACCCATCATAACTACCTCGACATGGAGAAG CTCATGAAATCCGTGTCTGACGAGTGTCCCAACATCACCAGATTCTACAGTTTGGGCAAGAGCTTTAAAGGTCAGGAAATTTATGCCATGGAGATTACTGACAATCCTGGGATGCATGAAACAG GAGAGCCAGAGTTCAGGTACACAGCAGGTTATCATGGTAATGAGGCTCTGGGAAGAGAGCTTCTTCTGATGCTTATGCAGTACCTGTGTAGAGAGTATAAAGATGGCAACCCTCGAGTGCGCCACCTTGTGGATGAAACACGAATTCATCTGGTGCCATCAGTCAATCCCGACGGCCATATGAAAGCTTTTGAAAAg GGATCAGAGTTGGGTAGCTGGACACTAGGGCACTGGACTGAAGATGGCCATGACATCTTCCAGAACTTTCCAGACTTAAATAACATTCTTTGGGATGCAGAGGATAAGGGGATGGTGCCCAAATTGGCGCCAAATCACCATGTACCCATCCCTGAGGGTATTCTGTTAACCAATGGCTCA TTTGCAGTGGAGACTCTTGCCCTTATCTCCTGGATGAAGAGCCATCCATTTGTGCTTGGTGCCAACCTGCAGGGTGGTGAGAGACTGGTGACATACCCCTTTGACATGCGCCGCCTCACCAAGGAGTCTGAGGAGATggagaaaaaactaaattatagaGCAAACAGACGTAAGCGACAGTatgaagaagaggaagaagaagaaccCAACCCTTACCTTCACATTGGCTACCATCAGGAGAGCTACAGTGGCCCTCAAGAAAATGCATATCATCACGAGAACTATGGGTACCATCAAGAAAGTTATGGGTATCACCATCAAAACCAAGGATATCATGAGGAGAATCAAGGGTATCACGATGGGAACCAAGGGTACCACGAAAGGAACCAAGGGTACCACGATGGGAACCAAGGGTACCACGATGGGAACCAAGGGTACCACGATGAGAACCAAGGGTACCACGATGAGATCCAAAGGTACCATCATGAGGGTCACTCTGAAGGGTACCATGAGGGTTATCAAGAAGGATACTCGGAGGGATATAGGGAGGGATATGGAGAGGGTGAACCAGAAGAGGAGATCAGAGTGACTGAGGACCAATCTTTGTTCCGCTGGTTGGCCATATCTTATGCCTCTACTCACCGTACCATGACTCAAACCTTTCAGGGAGGATGTCATACTGATGACCCAACTGGTGGGATGGGAACTGTCAACCGTGCCAAGTGGAAGCCCATCCCAGGAA GTATGAATGACTTCAGCTACCTTCACACTAACTGTTTTGAGTTATCTGTTTTCCTGGGCTGTGATAAGTTCCCTCATCAGAGTGAACTTTTAAGAGAATGGGAGCATAACAGAGAGGCCCTGCTGACCTTCATGGATCAG GTGCATCGGGGCATTAAGGGAGTTGTGAAGGATAAGGAGGGCAACCCTATTTCCAATGCCACTGTGTCTGTGGAGGGAGTCAACCATGACGTTAGGACAG GTGATTCTGGTGATTACTGGCGACTTCTAAATCCCGGTGAGTACCGTGTAACGGCCCGAGCAGAAGGCTTCTCTCCCATGACCCGTCTGTGTGTGGTAGGGTTTGAACCAGGTGCGACCTTGTGCAACTTTGACCTCAACAAATCCAACTGGGACCGCATCAAACAGATCATGGCTCTCCATGGCAATAGGCCCATCCGATTGCTGAACAGTGGCAACAGGGGTAGTGGACAACGCTATACATACAGCAATAACCAAATCCCAAATTCTAAATTCAGTAACGGTAATGGTGGGGAAATTAATAGGGCTCGTCTTCGACGATTACGGATAATGAGACTCCGCCGCCTAAGGCAACAGAGGCTTCTGGCCAACCAAACAACAATACCACCTACCACTACCACGACAACCACGACAACCACAACTACAGTTGCACCTGCCACAGAGAGTGCAACTCTCTGGTATGACTCTTGGCATCCTGAGGAGCACACAACCATTGAAGAAAACACAACCATTGAAGAGAACACAACCATTGAAGAGAACACAACCATTGAAGAGAACACAACCCAACCAGAAGTGATTGATTTCACAGATTCAATGGACTACGACTACAATTACAAGACAGATGATTATTAA